A single region of the Sphingomonas crocodyli genome encodes:
- a CDS encoding cysteine hydrolase family protein codes for MVLAPKRAALVVIDPQNDFMDPKGRAWPVVGEAVTEQKLIPHLHQLFAAAKASGMVVAISPHHYYHWDHQWKVQGPLEVFQHDIGIFDRKGPYTLEGFEGSGADFLPEFKQYILDGQTIIASPHKLYGPQVNDLSFQLRKQHVDQVIIVGMLSNMCVESHVRDFLEQGFEVAVVRDAIAAPKLPEGDGNLSALINFRYMANGLWTTDETVKMMKR; via the coding sequence ATGGTGCTCGCGCCAAAGCGGGCCGCACTGGTGGTGATCGACCCGCAGAACGACTTCATGGATCCCAAGGGCAGAGCCTGGCCGGTGGTTGGCGAAGCCGTCACCGAGCAAAAGCTGATCCCGCATCTTCACCAACTCTTCGCTGCAGCCAAGGCGTCGGGCATGGTCGTCGCGATCTCACCGCACCATTATTATCATTGGGATCATCAGTGGAAGGTGCAGGGGCCGCTTGAGGTCTTCCAGCACGACATCGGTATCTTCGATCGCAAGGGACCCTATACGCTGGAGGGGTTCGAAGGATCGGGCGCGGATTTTCTGCCCGAGTTCAAACAATATATCCTCGACGGTCAGACGATCATCGCCTCACCCCACAAGCTCTATGGTCCGCAGGTCAATGACCTGTCATTTCAGCTGCGCAAGCAGCATGTGGATCAAGTGATCATCGTCGGCATGCTTTCGAACATGTGTGTGGAATCGCATGTTCGCGACTTCCTTGAGCAAGGGTTCGAGGTTGCGGTCGTCCGCGACGCGATCGCCGCGCCCAAGCTGCCGGAGGGCGACGGCAACCTCTCGGCTCTCATCAACTTTCGCTACATGGCCAACGGGCTGTGGACGACCGATGAGACCGTCAAGATGATGAAGCGATAG
- a CDS encoding NAD(P)/FAD-dependent oxidoreductase, giving the protein MSKNIAIIGSGFAGMMAALGASRLRHEAGVSPEEMTITVISPKPELVIRPRLYERDPQQMVASLVDLFAATDILHHAGSVEAIDAAASTIGIVGADGSATTLPFDRLVLAAGSDGFAPPIPGLAEFGFAGTQLDEAVALDRHLHKLATKPASAARNTVVVGGAGFTGLEFATEMPARLREILGKDADVRVIIVDRSAHVAPAMGDDPLPFIEERLRTLGIETRMNVGISSLDERGVTLADGQHIETITVIWSAGMRASPLTVQLPGERDNLGRIVVEPDLRVPGAPNVFATGDTAKARTDAHGNFAAMSCQHARRLGAFAGHNAAADLLGLETLPYDQPAYVTCLDLGPDSAIFTRGWDSRVEVSGEQAKAIKREINEIWIYPPAADRTAAYENVLAARTIDF; this is encoded by the coding sequence ATGTCGAAGAATATCGCAATTATCGGCTCGGGCTTTGCAGGAATGATGGCGGCGCTGGGCGCTTCCCGCCTGCGCCACGAAGCCGGCGTATCGCCCGAGGAGATGACGATCACCGTCATCTCCCCGAAGCCCGAATTGGTCATCCGCCCGCGCCTGTACGAGCGCGATCCGCAGCAGATGGTTGCGTCTCTCGTCGATCTGTTCGCGGCGACCGACATCCTGCATCATGCGGGCAGCGTCGAAGCCATCGATGCCGCCGCGTCCACCATCGGCATCGTCGGTGCGGATGGCAGCGCGACCACTCTGCCCTTCGACCGACTGGTGCTCGCCGCCGGCAGCGACGGCTTCGCACCGCCGATCCCCGGCTTGGCGGAATTCGGTTTCGCAGGCACTCAGCTCGACGAAGCCGTGGCGCTCGATCGCCACCTCCACAAGCTGGCGACAAAGCCGGCGTCGGCAGCCCGCAATACCGTCGTTGTCGGTGGCGCCGGTTTCACCGGGCTGGAATTTGCGACCGAGATGCCCGCCCGTCTTCGCGAAATTCTGGGCAAAGATGCCGATGTCCGCGTCATCATCGTCGATCGATCGGCGCATGTCGCACCGGCGATGGGCGATGATCCGCTGCCGTTCATCGAGGAGCGGCTGCGCACGCTTGGCATCGAAACGCGGATGAACGTCGGCATCTCGTCGCTCGACGAACGCGGCGTCACCCTGGCCGATGGCCAGCATATCGAGACGATAACCGTGATCTGGTCCGCCGGGATGCGAGCTTCTCCCCTTACTGTGCAATTGCCGGGCGAACGCGACAATCTGGGCCGCATCGTGGTCGAGCCGGATCTGCGCGTGCCGGGGGCACCCAATGTCTTTGCAACCGGCGACACGGCCAAGGCCCGAACCGACGCGCACGGCAATTTCGCCGCCATGTCCTGCCAGCATGCCCGCCGCCTGGGCGCGTTCGCCGGGCACAATGCCGCCGCCGATCTGCTGGGTCTTGAAACGCTTCCCTACGATCAGCCCGCTTATGTCACCTGTCTGGATCTTGGCCCCGACAGCGCGATCTTCACCCGCGGCTGGGACTCGCGTGTCGAGGTGAGCGGCGAACAGGCGAAGGCGATCAAGCGGGAGATCAACGAGATCTGGATCTATCCGCCCGCAGCCGATCGGACAGCGGCTTACGAGAATGTGCTCGCCGCCCGCACGATCGACTTCTGA